The following proteins are co-located in the Stigmatella aurantiaca genome:
- a CDS encoding TIGR04563 family protein codes for MSSTDHRKQSLYFPEDMLEEIQREATRQDRSLSWIVQQAWKVARGDIRKMPSVNDVLSPVTPKPVTPAPVPVAAAAPVAPAVDGEPKP; via the coding sequence ATGTCGTCCACTGACCATCGCAAGCAGAGTCTTTATTTCCCGGAAGATATGCTCGAGGAGATCCAGCGCGAGGCGACTCGTCAGGATCGCTCCCTCTCCTGGATCGTCCAGCAGGCCTGGAAGGTGGCCCGCGGTGACATCCGGAAGATGCCTTCCGTCAACGACGTGCTCAGCCCGGTGACGCCGAAGCCGGTGACGCCCGCCCCGGTGCCGGTGGCCGCTGCCGCCCCGGTGGCGCCCGCGGTCGACGGAGAGCCGAAGCCCTGA
- a CDS encoding TIGR04563 family protein produces the protein MAGTDKRKQSLYFPEEMLKEIQEEATRQDRSLSWVVQQAWKIARERIKAFPAVNDVTGDERQDPREE, from the coding sequence ATGGCAGGCACCGATAAGCGCAAGCAATCGCTGTACTTCCCCGAAGAGATGTTGAAGGAAATCCAGGAAGAGGCGACCCGCCAGGACCGCTCCCTGTCTTGGGTCGTTCAGCAGGCGTGGAAGATCGCTCGTGAGCGCATCAAGGCCTTCCCTGCCGTCAACGATGTTACCGGCGACGAACGCCAAGACCCCCGCGAGGAGTAA
- the tilS gene encoding tRNA lysidine(34) synthetase TilS, whose translation MRGSVLLAVSGGGDSTALLLGTALVRERLGLTVEVATLDHGLRPEAVDEVRAVERLAAEKELVCHVCPLRLKPGPGVEARAREARYATLEALRAERALAAVATAHTASDQAETLLMRLARGTSLRGATGIMPTRGTVVRPLLGLTREAVEAFLQEQGRSFATDPMNADPRYLRARIRHGVLPALSEAVGYPVTEHLASFARWAAEDDALLQAWAQTAWDRLWCAGGGLDAVGLRALELPLRRRVLARLLAEAGAGVDAATLGRVLSAVARGKSTTLTQGLQLRASGGLVRCVRAVDPVPASEPLCLAGPGASGTLKGIGWHFEALEEAGASGVFVLRLPEETCWPLTVRLRRPGDRLYGKGGSRKLQDVFVDQRVPAERRNLQPVVVDARGEVLWVPGVWTAPLEKVASRHSLRAVPPGSSGGGGASL comes from the coding sequence GTGCGCGGCTCCGTGCTGCTCGCGGTCTCGGGAGGTGGGGACTCCACCGCGCTGCTTCTGGGCACGGCGCTCGTGCGCGAGCGCCTGGGGCTCACGGTGGAGGTGGCCACGTTGGATCACGGCCTGCGGCCCGAGGCGGTGGACGAGGTCCGAGCGGTCGAGCGTCTGGCCGCGGAGAAGGAGCTGGTGTGCCACGTGTGCCCGCTCCGGCTGAAGCCGGGGCCCGGCGTGGAGGCGCGTGCACGGGAGGCGCGGTACGCCACCCTTGAAGCACTTCGCGCCGAGCGGGCGCTGGCGGCGGTCGCCACCGCGCACACGGCGTCGGATCAGGCCGAGACGCTCCTCATGCGGCTCGCGAGGGGAACCTCGCTCCGGGGCGCCACCGGCATCATGCCCACGCGGGGAACGGTGGTGCGGCCCCTGCTGGGCCTCACCCGTGAGGCGGTGGAGGCTTTTCTCCAGGAGCAGGGAAGGTCCTTCGCGACGGATCCGATGAACGCGGATCCGCGCTACCTCCGAGCTCGGATCCGCCATGGGGTGTTGCCTGCACTCTCCGAAGCGGTGGGCTACCCGGTGACAGAGCACTTGGCATCCTTCGCGCGGTGGGCGGCGGAGGACGATGCCCTGCTTCAAGCGTGGGCGCAGACCGCCTGGGACCGCTTGTGGTGCGCGGGAGGGGGGCTCGACGCCGTCGGGCTTCGCGCGTTGGAGCTGCCGTTGCGACGCCGGGTGCTCGCCCGGCTGTTGGCCGAGGCAGGTGCCGGGGTGGATGCCGCGACCCTCGGCCGGGTGCTGAGCGCGGTGGCAAGGGGCAAGTCCACAACACTCACCCAGGGCCTCCAGCTGCGTGCGTCGGGAGGGCTGGTGCGGTGCGTCAGGGCTGTGGACCCGGTGCCCGCTTCCGAACCCTTGTGCCTCGCGGGGCCTGGCGCGTCCGGCACGCTGAAGGGCATCGGCTGGCACTTCGAGGCACTGGAAGAGGCGGGGGCCTCGGGCGTGTTCGTCCTCCGGCTGCCCGAGGAGACGTGCTGGCCCCTCACGGTTCGCCTTCGACGCCCGGGAGACCGGCTCTACGGAAAGGGCGGCTCGCGCAAGCTGCAGGATGTTTTCGTGGACCAGCGTGTCCCCGCCGAGCGTCGAAACCTCCAGCCCGTGGTCGTGGATGCACGAGGCGAGGTGCTCTGGGTGCCCGGCGTGTGGACGGCCCCTTTAGAGAAGGTGGCTTCCAGACACTCGCTGCGGGCTGTGCCTCCAGGTTCAAGCGGAGGAGGAGGCGCTTCGTTATAG
- the ftsH gene encoding ATP-dependent zinc metalloprotease FtsH yields MRSTYKTIGLWVILIVLFVAFYNFFSQGNEQVEEPTFTQLLAKVEEKKVRAISVKGNTYSGDYVDTKARFRTTGPAADTSMLTKLQDMGVDVKYEKEEQNNLWLTILGQWMPVVFLFLFFIFFMRQLQGGSGKAMTFGKSKAKLLNESHNKVTFADVAGADECKEELEEIVAFLKDPKKFTKLGGRIPKGVLMMGSPGTGKTLLARAVAGEAGVPFFSISGSDFVEMFVGVGASRVRDLFEQGKKNAPCIIFIDEIDAVGRHRGAGLGGGHDEREQTLNQLLVEMDGFESNEGVILIAATNRPDVLDPALQRPGRFDRRIVVPRPDLKGRLGVLKVHTRRVPLAPDVELDVIARGTPGMTGADLENLVNESALMAARQNKERVDLSDFEAAKDKVFMGPERKSMIMTEKEKRNTAVHEAGHALLAKLLPGCDPLHKVTIIPRGQALGVTWSLPTEDKVNGYKKQILDQITMAMGGRLAEELLHNEVSSGASNDIERATETARAMVCRWGMSEKLGPLAFGKSEGEVFLGRDFNSSKDYSEDTARQIDAEVRGIVIGCYERGKQLLTEHKDVLQRISEALVEYETLDAEDVNVILQGGSLTRERPAPRLIAPPPKSTEKKDKRKILDALESIPKMEPNKA; encoded by the coding sequence GTGCGTTCGACTTACAAGACCATTGGCCTCTGGGTCATCCTGATCGTCCTGTTCGTGGCGTTCTACAACTTCTTCTCTCAAGGCAATGAGCAGGTCGAGGAGCCCACCTTCACGCAGCTGCTGGCGAAGGTCGAGGAGAAGAAGGTTCGCGCCATCTCGGTCAAGGGCAACACCTACTCCGGTGACTACGTCGATACCAAGGCTCGGTTCCGCACCACGGGCCCCGCCGCGGACACCTCCATGCTCACCAAGCTGCAGGACATGGGCGTGGACGTGAAGTACGAGAAGGAGGAGCAGAACAACCTCTGGTTGACCATCCTCGGCCAGTGGATGCCGGTGGTCTTCCTGTTCCTGTTCTTCATCTTCTTCATGCGCCAGCTCCAGGGCGGCAGCGGCAAGGCGATGACCTTCGGTAAGTCGAAGGCCAAGCTGCTCAACGAGAGCCACAACAAGGTGACGTTCGCCGACGTGGCCGGGGCCGACGAGTGCAAGGAGGAGCTTGAGGAGATCGTCGCCTTCCTCAAGGACCCCAAGAAGTTCACCAAGCTGGGCGGCCGCATCCCCAAGGGCGTGCTGATGATGGGCTCGCCGGGTACGGGCAAGACGCTGCTGGCCCGCGCGGTGGCCGGTGAGGCCGGTGTGCCGTTCTTCTCCATCTCCGGCTCGGACTTCGTGGAGATGTTCGTGGGCGTGGGCGCCAGCCGCGTGCGCGACCTGTTCGAGCAGGGCAAGAAGAACGCTCCCTGCATCATCTTCATCGACGAGATCGACGCCGTGGGCCGCCACCGTGGCGCGGGCCTGGGCGGCGGTCACGACGAGCGCGAGCAGACGCTCAACCAGCTGCTCGTGGAGATGGACGGCTTCGAGTCCAACGAGGGCGTCATCCTGATCGCCGCCACCAACCGTCCGGACGTGTTGGATCCTGCACTCCAGCGCCCGGGCCGCTTCGACCGCCGCATCGTGGTGCCCCGTCCGGACCTCAAGGGCCGCCTGGGCGTCCTCAAGGTGCACACGCGCCGCGTGCCCCTGGCGCCGGACGTAGAGCTGGACGTCATCGCCCGCGGGACCCCCGGCATGACGGGCGCGGATCTGGAGAACCTGGTCAACGAGTCGGCCCTGATGGCCGCGCGCCAGAACAAGGAGCGCGTGGACCTCAGCGACTTCGAGGCCGCCAAGGACAAGGTCTTCATGGGCCCGGAGCGCAAGTCCATGATCATGACCGAGAAGGAGAAGCGGAACACGGCCGTCCACGAGGCCGGCCATGCGCTGCTCGCCAAGCTCCTGCCCGGGTGCGACCCGCTGCACAAGGTCACCATCATCCCGCGCGGCCAGGCCCTGGGCGTCACCTGGAGCTTGCCCACCGAGGACAAGGTCAACGGGTACAAGAAGCAGATCCTCGATCAGATCACCATGGCCATGGGTGGCCGGCTCGCCGAGGAGCTGCTGCACAACGAGGTCAGCAGCGGCGCTTCGAACGACATCGAGCGTGCCACCGAGACGGCCCGCGCCATGGTCTGCCGCTGGGGCATGAGCGAGAAGCTCGGGCCCCTGGCCTTCGGCAAGAGCGAGGGCGAGGTGTTCCTCGGCCGCGACTTCAACTCCTCGAAGGATTACTCCGAGGACACGGCGCGGCAGATCGACGCCGAGGTGCGCGGCATCGTCATCGGCTGCTACGAGCGCGGCAAGCAGCTCCTCACGGAGCACAAGGACGTCCTCCAGCGCATCTCCGAAGCGCTCGTGGAGTACGAGACCCTGGATGCCGAGGATGTGAACGTGATCCTCCAGGGTGGCTCGCTCACCCGTGAGCGGCCCGCTCCGCGCCTGATCGCTCCCCCGCCGAAGTCCACCGAGAAGAAGGACAAGCGGAAGATCCTCGACGCGCTGGAGTCCATCCCGAAGATGGAGCCGAACAAGGCCTAG
- the folP gene encoding dihydropteroate synthase, translating to MIRAYPLLAERPSEVALGFQRLGLPTTAQEYLLEKLPQYRLLLTGLTRVEGRFLVGLFEASTAPGREEFPVYIEGNPKTRLGTGLLVGRREQFERLVAFTKEDAALAGLGAALVQGLESVAAPAPLRLGERDFAFGARTYVMGVVNVTPDSFSDGGRHASADAAIAHGLKLAEAGADLLDVGGESTRPGSRPVSAEEELERVLPVVSGLRARTPVPLSVDTTKAAVAREVLRAGAGLINDISGFHFDAELPRVVAEAGAACCLMHMQGTPATMQAAPHYEDLLGEVLAFLEEGLARAVAAGVPRERILVDPGIGFGKTLGHNLFLLRRLADLRVLGLPVLVGTSRKGFLGALTGGKPASERLAATLGSVAGMAALGGADVVRVHDVAEAKDVLAVVDAVRGAMDGGSAYGGRGR from the coding sequence ATGATCCGTGCCTACCCCTTGCTCGCCGAGCGTCCCTCCGAGGTGGCGCTCGGGTTCCAGCGCCTGGGGCTTCCCACCACGGCCCAGGAGTATCTGCTGGAGAAGCTGCCCCAGTACCGGCTGCTGCTCACGGGGCTGACGCGGGTCGAGGGGCGGTTTCTCGTGGGGCTCTTCGAGGCCTCCACGGCGCCCGGGCGGGAGGAGTTCCCCGTCTACATCGAGGGCAACCCGAAGACCCGGCTGGGCACGGGCCTCCTGGTGGGGCGGCGCGAGCAGTTCGAGCGGCTGGTGGCCTTCACGAAGGAGGACGCCGCGCTCGCGGGGTTGGGGGCCGCGCTCGTTCAGGGGCTGGAGTCGGTGGCGGCCCCCGCGCCGCTGCGCCTGGGCGAGCGGGACTTCGCCTTCGGGGCGCGCACCTACGTCATGGGCGTGGTGAACGTGACGCCCGACAGCTTCTCCGATGGGGGGCGCCATGCCTCGGCGGACGCCGCGATCGCCCATGGGCTGAAGCTGGCGGAGGCGGGCGCGGACCTCCTGGACGTGGGCGGCGAGTCCACCCGGCCGGGCTCCCGCCCGGTGTCCGCGGAGGAGGAGCTGGAGCGCGTGCTGCCCGTTGTCTCCGGGCTCCGGGCGCGCACCCCCGTGCCGCTCTCGGTGGACACCACCAAGGCGGCCGTGGCGCGCGAGGTGCTCCGGGCCGGGGCGGGGTTGATCAACGACATCAGCGGCTTCCACTTCGACGCGGAGCTGCCGCGCGTGGTGGCGGAGGCCGGGGCCGCCTGCTGCCTCATGCACATGCAGGGCACGCCGGCGACGATGCAGGCCGCGCCCCACTATGAGGATCTGCTGGGGGAGGTGCTCGCCTTCCTGGAGGAGGGCCTGGCCCGGGCCGTGGCGGCCGGGGTGCCCCGGGAGCGGATCCTCGTGGACCCCGGCATCGGCTTCGGCAAGACGCTGGGGCACAACCTGTTCCTGCTGCGCCGGTTGGCGGACCTCCGGGTGCTGGGGCTGCCGGTGCTCGTGGGCACCAGCCGGAAGGGTTTCCTGGGGGCGCTCACCGGGGGCAAGCCGGCCTCCGAACGGCTGGCGGCGACGCTGGGCTCGGTCGCTGGCATGGCGGCCCTGGGTGGGGCGGATGTCGTCCGCGTGCACGACGTGGCCGAGGCGAAGGACGTGCTCGCCGTGGTGGACGCGGTGCGCGGCGCCATGGACGGGGGCTCGGCCTATGGGGGCCGAGGTAGGTGA